TGATGAGAGAGACCAAAACAGGGCGGTTGCTCCATTAAAACCAGCAGATGATGCAATTATAATTGACAGTAGTAATCTGACTCCAGAGGAAACATTAGAGAAGATAATTAGTGAGATCTAACATTACCTTCTTTTGTCTTAGAAGAAGTATTTATAGATTGATATTGTTCTTTTGCTGTGCAGCCTTTAAGTTTATTAACTTGTCTTTTTATAGATTGTGATAATCCAATCATAGCTGTGTTTAGTTTTTCAACTAACTTACGATATCCACTAAGGCTTGGGTCAATATGTTTTGGGGCAAGTTTCTTGTCTGCAATTTTACGATAAGTATTGGTGCTATGAAGAGTGGCCGCTCCCACAAGAGATATTTCTTTTCCAACATGCTCGTATTTTCCATTCCGTGGAAAATTTACTACAGGGTCTAGATATTGTGCTACTCTAGTAATTTTGTTCTCTAAGCCTTTTTCTTTACATAATTCTTTAGCGCCACTTGAGAAAAATTTTGGTGCCCCAAAAGAATTTACTGAAACTCTATTTACATCAATATTAGAATTAGAGCATACAAAATCTAAAGCTGCAATAGTGGCAACCGCACCTCCAAGGCTATGACCATTGAATTCTATGGGTTTTTGATCATTTGGGTGCTCTAGAGCTCCATTAAGGATCTTAAGCATGTTGTTTTTAGATTGTTCGTATTCATTTTTATATCCTTTATGGACATCTACTTCTTTATCTCCAAAATTCATTTTTGCTGGAGAAGTTAAAAGATTGTTATCCATTTCCCGTCTGGCTCTTTTTTTATCATCTGCATCTGAGGAGAAATAGTCTTCAAATTTTGTTCCATGATAACAAACCATGATTTTTTTTTCAGTTACAATAATGCAGCCGTTTTTATCATCAAAAGGGGTTGCATGTAAGAAACTATCTCCATCTTCTGCTAAATATCCATCTAGCTTATCTATATATTTCTCAAGCTTTTTAGATCTTTCTTTACCGAAATCTTTATTGGATATAGATACTCCATATATAGCTTGTTTAAGAGTTCTTGCTTTTTTATCTAAATCAGATTCTTTTTCTTGATTAACTTCTTGCTCTTTCATAATTATATAGTTTTTATATTATAAGTTTTTATTGTAGCAATAATTGGGTATAATTACCAATAATTAACTATAAATTATCATTTTTATTTATACTCTCTTAGCCAAGCTTAAAACAAAAATCTTTTTGGGGCTAGCTTTTCGAAGAGTTTTGCAGCATTCAGAGATTGTTGCACCTGTGGTTACCACATCATCTATTAAAAGAATATTCTTCCCCTTTAAGGATTCTTGGAATTTTGAGTTCAGTTTAAAGCTGTTTTTAACATTTTTTATTCTATCATCTTTCTTTAAGTCTGCTTGAGGAGTGGTATTCTTTGCTTTAACAAGGGCGTGAGGTAAATATTTAATCTTAGATTTAGATGAGAGTTTCATAGCAAGCAAAGCGGACTGGTTATATCCTCTTTTTAGTAATTTATATTTATGCATAGGAACAGGAATTATAACATCAGATTGTTGGATAACTTCTTTGCCCATATTAAGCATTAAACCAATAAAATAATCCAAGATGTGAAGATGGTCGTTATATTTAAATTTATGGATTATTTCCTTGCTGTATTTATCATACTTAAAGACAGAAATTGCTTTATCATATTTGGGGTTATTGGCAATGCAATGTCCACAAATTGAGGTTTCATCATTATCATATTCAAAAGGATGGGAACATAAGGCGCAATATGGTTTAGTAATGAAACTACAATTTCCCCAGCATTCTCCACATATTTTATTTTGGCTTGCATAACTATTGCAAATTATGCATTTATTAGGAAATAATAGATTGAGTAAAGATTTAATCACCCTAATTTACTGCTAATTATGTTAAATAAATTATAATGGCTATTGATAAAAAGATCAGCTTTTAGATCTTCAGGCTCTTCATGGGTGTAATAACGAATGGCAGTGCAGTTATTAGCTTGTTTAGCGCATTCTACATCACTTGGCATATCGCCTATAAACCATATATGA
The genomic region above belongs to Rickettsiales bacterium and contains:
- a CDS encoding ComF family protein, which produces MIKSLLNLLFPNKCIICNSYASQNKICGECWGNCSFITKPYCALCSHPFEYDNDETSICGHCIANNPKYDKAISVFKYDKYSKEIIHKFKYNDHLHILDYFIGLMLNMGKEVIQQSDVIIPVPMHKYKLLKRGYNQSALLAMKLSSKSKIKYLPHALVKAKNTTPQADLKKDDRIKNVKNSFKLNSKFQESLKGKNILLIDDVVTTGATISECCKTLRKASPKKIFVLSLAKRV